The following are from one region of the Oncorhynchus nerka isolate Pitt River linkage group LG8, Oner_Uvic_2.0, whole genome shotgun sequence genome:
- the slco1e1 gene encoding solute carrier organic anion transporter family member 1C1, with protein sequence MGDPAEDRGKLTSQQELCVSDKQATKRPCCSTLKLFIVALSFAYFSKVLSGTYMKSAITQIERRFDLSSSLIGLIDGSFEMGNLLFLAVVSHFGAKMHRPRLIAVGCFLMAVGSFLTGLPHFFMERYTFDTVIQGSMNDSVSITPCLDLLNQTDIPEIQRETPSDINTDCVRDSSSHMWIYVFLGNALRGIGETPVTPLGISYIDDFAKAENSAFYIACLQTITLLGPMFGFLLGSLCASLYVDIGYVDLETVTITPKDARWVGAWWLGFLVSSVIMLLSGIPFWFLPRSLPKQGEENKLPPSPPTQDGTENNDATSHQAMALAEIAKGFIPSLKKLLSTPAYFLLLCGSLLKFNSFIGLLTFKAKYMEQQFGQSAARANFLIGVLNLPVVAVGIFLGGLLMKRYKLGVVSGAQLSFVTSFMAYLLLLLQFGTKCDNVQVAGLTVSYNGTPGVVYNGNLWSECNRDCSCLAGEWDPVCSDNGITYTSPCLAGCSSSTGYGKNTVFHNCSCVLSSSAPEGSMSVILGQCPRSRECSRSFTSYMAVSVLSSFINSLGTTPGYMVIIRCIKPELKSLALGIQTLVMRTLGGIPAPVYFGALIDSTCLRWGIKKCGGRGACRMYDSDMYRVIFLGLITCLSGSSYFFIIAVIALLRIQFRKEGDTTTGQPPHSSLAIELQTPPKTTEPLNTPKEIEVHTPKEGEREGEPEQDNSLQTQKDTEVEEELSNTQVERTSDLSLTHSQKEEVEEVFSRREEDVTPDAIPPAPVSKEDEKPSDQANEQAEGEVIVIHTHREKDNPHNLLAEMNHTEVEGLQG encoded by the exons ATGGGCGATCCAGCGGAGGACAGAGGGAAGCTGACCAGCCAACAGGAGCTATGTGTTTCTGACAAGCAGGCCACCAAACGCCCCTGCTGTTCCACACTCAAG CTGTTCATCGTGGCCCTGTCATTCGCCTACTTCTCCAAGGTTCTGTCAGGGACCTACATGAAGAGTGCCATCACTCAGATAGAGAGACGCTTTGACCTGTCCAGCTCTCTCATCGGACTCATAGACGGCAGCTTTGAGATGG GTAACCTGCTGTTCCTGGCTGTGGTCAGCCATTTTGGCGCAAAGATGCACCGGCCCAGGCTCATTGCTGTGGGCTGTTTCCTCATGGCTGTAGGATCATTCCTCACAGGCCTGCCACACTTCTTCATGGAACG CTACACATTTGACACAGTCATCCAAGGCTCAATGAATGACAGTGTCAGTATAACTCCATGTCTGGATCTTCTAAATCAGACAGACATCCCTGAGATCCAGAGGGAGACACCTTCGGACATCAACACAG ACTGTGTGAGGGACTCCAGCTCCCACATGTGGATTTATGTGTTTCTGGGAAACGCTCTGAGGGGCATAGGAGAGACCCCCGTCACCCCACTAGGCATCTCCTACATCGACGACTTCGCTAAAGCTGAAAACTCTGCTTTTTACATTG CATGTCTACAGACCATCACACTGCTAGGTCCCATGTTCGGTTTCCTGCTGGGGTCGTTGTGTGCCAGTCTCTATGTAGACATTGGATATGTCGATCTGG AGACTGTGACCATCACTCCCAAGGATGCCCGCTGGGTGGGGGCCTGGTGGCTGGGCTTCCTGGTCTCCTCTGTCATCATGCTCCTGTCAGGCATCCCCTTCTGGTTTCTTCCCCGCTCGCTGCCAaagcagggagaggagaacaagCTGCCCCCTAGCCCCCCTACTCAGGATGGGACAGAGAACAACGACGCCACCTCACATCAGGCCATGGCGCTGGCTGAAATTGCAAAAG GTTTCATACCATCACTGAAGAAGCTGCTGAGCACACCAGCGTACTTTCTGCTTCTGTGTGGCAGCCTCCTGAAGTTCAACTCCTTCATTGGCCTGCTCACGTTCAAAGCCAAGTACATGGAACAGCAGTTTGGCCAATCAGCAGCCAGAGCCAACTTCCTCATTG GTGTGTTGAACCTGCCTGTGGTTGCCGTGGGGATATTCCTGGGCGGTCTACTGATGAAGAGGTATAAGCTTGGTGTTGTGTCTGGAGCCCAGCTGTCTTTCGTCACCTCCTTCATggcctacctcctcctccttctgcaGTTTGGCACTAAGTGTGACAACGTTCAGGTGGCTGGGCTGACCGTGTCCTACAATGG GACCCCTGGTGTAGTGTACAACGGCAACCTGTGGTCAGAGTGTAACAGAGATTGCTCCTGCTTGGCTGGGGAGTGGGACCCTGTGTGTTCAGACAACGGCATCACGTACACCTCCCCCTGCCTCGCAGGCTGCTCCAGCTCTACAGGATACGGCAAGAACACG GTATTCCACAACTGTAGCTGTGTGCTGTCCTCCTCTGCACCAGAGGGCAGCATGTCAGTAATATTAGGCCAGTGTCCTCGCAGCAGAGAGTGCAGCCGCAGCTTCACTTCCTACATGGCTGTGTCCGTACTCAGCTCCTTTATCAACTCCCTTGGGACCACGCCTGGATACATGGTCATCATACG GTGCATCAAGCCCGAGCTAAAATCCCTGGCGTTAGGTATCCAAACTTTGGTGATGAGAACCCTAG GGGGTATTCCAGCACCAGTGTACTTCGGGGCTTTGATTGACTCAACATGTTTGAGGTGGGGGATCAAGAAATGCGGGGGCAGAGGTGCCTGTCGAATGTATGACTCTGATATGTACAG GGTGATCTTCCTTGGCCTCATCACATGTCTCAGTGGCTCCTCCTACTTTTTCATCATCGCAGTCATTGCCCTGCTGAGGATACAGTTTAGGAAGGAGGGGGACACCACAACGGGACAGCCCCCACACTCATCGCTAGCGATCGAACTTCAGACTCCCCCAAAAACCACTGAACCCCTCAACACACCGAAGGAAATTGAGGTGCACACCCctaaagagggagaaagagagggagagccggAACAGGATAACTCCCTCCAAACTCAAAAAGacacagaggtggaggaggaactATCCAACACCCAAGTAGAGAGAACGAGTGACCTCAGTCTAACTCACAGCCAGaaagaggaggtggaagaggtgttcagtagaagagaggaggatgttaCTCCAGATGCCATCCCTCCTGCTCCTGTGAGCAAGGAAGACGAGAAGCCTTCTGATCAGGCCAACGAGCAGGCGGAGGGAGAGGTCATAGTGATTCACacccacagagagaaagacaacccACACAACCTCTTGGCTGAGATGAACCACACAGAGGTAGAGGGCCTTCAGGGCTAG